Proteins found in one Thalassomonas actiniarum genomic segment:
- a CDS encoding lipase family protein has product MSAISPRVASNLALVSYEVREALPKAYNLKLEPETKQHFTFDLSKHVYKGSSGGFFWRQETGFALIGQGKSQQHAQDHVIAIRGTATLADALTDVTCHSTNSDTGKSVHTGFQSCFASMRPGLYSYLNQTENRRKQGIIHCVGHSLGGALAALTADWIKTEFDKTVYLYTFGAPRVGKKDFANSSSARVDKMFRCVHGADPVPKVPVWPFYHAPLNGNEYLLSRAQGMDHNAHSLRAGPGYTNTADHSDWENLYQQAATSLSQRVVLNYQNRIQTTYSTHWADKIAAALMTVLIDGGAAAIIASLQVAGTAIGTVYDIMARTLVDIVKVADKLKEQVKGLLGHMLVFAGRGAHITIEFTEKFIRWVFTVTISRLNKAARQALKQN; this is encoded by the coding sequence ATGTCTGCTATCTCCCCACGGGTTGCTTCAAACCTAGCCTTAGTCTCATATGAAGTAAGAGAAGCGCTGCCCAAAGCGTACAACTTAAAGCTAGAACCTGAAACCAAGCAGCATTTCACCTTTGATCTAAGCAAGCACGTATATAAAGGTTCTTCCGGCGGCTTTTTTTGGCGGCAAGAAACAGGTTTTGCCTTGATTGGTCAGGGAAAAAGCCAGCAGCATGCACAAGATCACGTTATAGCCATCAGAGGTACCGCTACTCTGGCCGATGCACTTACCGATGTTACCTGCCACAGCACCAACAGTGACACCGGAAAGTCGGTACATACCGGCTTTCAAAGCTGCTTTGCTTCAATGCGTCCCGGATTATACTCCTATCTAAATCAGACCGAAAACCGGAGAAAACAAGGGATCATACATTGTGTAGGCCATAGTCTCGGCGGCGCCCTGGCAGCCCTAACCGCCGACTGGATCAAAACAGAGTTTGATAAAACGGTCTATTTATATACCTTTGGTGCACCGCGTGTGGGTAAAAAAGACTTTGCCAATAGTTCCAGTGCCCGGGTGGATAAAATGTTCCGTTGTGTTCATGGTGCCGATCCTGTGCCAAAAGTGCCGGTTTGGCCGTTTTATCATGCCCCATTAAATGGCAACGAGTATTTGCTATCGCGTGCCCAGGGCATGGACCATAACGCTCACTCATTGAGAGCTGGTCCAGGCTATACCAATACGGCAGATCACAGTGACTGGGAAAATTTATACCAGCAGGCGGCAACATCCCTAAGCCAGCGGGTGGTACTAAATTATCAAAATCGCATACAAACCACTTACTCAACCCATTGGGCCGATAAAATTGCCGCAGCCTTAATGACAGTACTGATAGACGGCGGCGCTGCAGCGATTATCGCGAGTTTACAGGTGGCCGGGACGGCAATAGGTACGGTATACGACATTATGGCCAGAACCTTGGTAGATATAGTGAAAGTGGCCGACAAGCTTAAGGAGCAAGTCAAAGGTTTACTCGGACATATGCTGGTGTTTGCAGGCCGAGGCGCCCATATCACCATAGAGTTTACTGAAAAGTTTATCCGCTGGGTTTTTACCGTCACTATAAGCCGCTTAAATAAAGCCGCCAGACAGGCTTTGAAGCAGAACTAA
- a CDS encoding DUF6795 domain-containing protein has protein sequence MLKLFKHKKHTSLINALIHSRKCQLAVAIGACFLYVIFFQPQEVRGMFGIFKRYQVEMSPEVRGRITDGGEPVVGMQVARSLLYGGYQNGKEQLEHTTTDTDGRFSFKPMVVKSRKPGGIFGQNIPVLQAVYVERDEQLFSLWSTSRSWNSIQPLSDLMLQLDCDLQNKKVKHQINTTDYGGVPAQVVSSICHWQGELISTYYNNELISSYDEI, from the coding sequence TTGTTAAAACTCTTTAAGCATAAAAAACATACCTCTCTGATTAATGCTTTAATTCATTCCCGAAAATGTCAGCTTGCTGTGGCTATAGGTGCTTGCTTTTTATACGTGATCTTCTTCCAGCCACAAGAGGTGCGAGGCATGTTTGGTATATTTAAACGTTATCAGGTAGAAATGTCGCCGGAGGTGCGTGGCAGAATCACTGATGGCGGTGAACCAGTAGTTGGAATGCAAGTTGCGCGCTCCCTACTCTATGGGGGCTATCAAAATGGCAAAGAGCAATTAGAACATACCACAACAGATACCGATGGCCGCTTTTCATTCAAACCAATGGTGGTGAAGTCCCGAAAACCAGGCGGCATATTTGGCCAAAACATACCGGTTCTGCAAGCTGTTTATGTCGAACGCGATGAACAACTATTCTCCCTTTGGTCTACCAGTAGATCCTGGAACTCTATTCAGCCCTTATCCGATTTAATGTTGCAGCTTGATTGTGATTTACAAAATAAAAAAGTTAAGCACCAAATAAACACGACCGACTATGGCGGAGTACCGGCCCAGGTAGTCAGCTCAATCTGCCACTGGCAGGGAGAGTTAATTTCAACCTACTATAACAATGAACTTATTTCTTCTTATGATGAAATTTAA
- a CDS encoding dienelactone hydrolase family protein: MCDELTEKETEQFLLNGGKINRRDFSKMTAAAIMTAMLPKLAFAETVTESTVEIATPDGVSDCYFVRPSRGKHPGVVMWPDIKGLRPVYKAMGKRLAEAGYSVLVINHYYRDAKAPVVAPDASFGDPETMKFLRGLASKLTPDAITSDAKAYVSFLDAQASVDRERKIGTMGYCMGGGDSMRTAAAVPNRIGAAASFHGGELEISDGPDSTHLLIPKSPAHVLHAIAENDDKRSPETKNILTAAYKAAGVPAEIEVYEGTLHGWCTLDFAGYNEKQAEKAWGRLLHLFKVALA; the protein is encoded by the coding sequence ATGTGCGATGAACTGACAGAAAAAGAGACCGAACAATTCCTTTTAAATGGTGGAAAAATAAACCGCCGCGATTTTAGTAAAATGACTGCAGCGGCGATAATGACGGCCATGTTACCTAAACTAGCCTTTGCCGAGACTGTGACAGAGTCCACTGTGGAAATTGCCACGCCGGATGGTGTTTCTGATTGCTATTTTGTCCGCCCCTCTCGTGGTAAACATCCGGGGGTTGTCATGTGGCCAGATATTAAGGGTTTGAGGCCTGTCTATAAAGCCATGGGCAAACGACTGGCCGAAGCCGGTTATTCAGTTTTGGTGATAAATCACTATTACCGGGATGCTAAAGCGCCGGTGGTGGCGCCGGATGCAAGTTTTGGTGATCCCGAGACCATGAAGTTTTTAAGGGGCCTGGCAAGTAAGCTTACCCCTGATGCCATTACCTCTGATGCCAAGGCCTATGTCAGCTTTCTTGATGCTCAGGCCAGCGTCGACCGGGAGCGAAAAATAGGCACTATGGGCTATTGCATGGGCGGTGGTGATAGCATGAGGACGGCGGCTGCCGTGCCAAATCGTATTGGGGCTGCGGCCTCATTTCATGGCGGGGAATTAGAGATTTCAGATGGCCCTGACAGCACACATCTGCTTATCCCCAAATCACCGGCACATGTGCTTCATGCCATTGCTGAAAATGATGATAAAAGATCGCCTGAAACCAAAAATATTTTAACCGCTGCTTATAAGGCCGCAGGTGTACCTGCCGAAATTGAGGTTTATGAAGGTACCCTGCATGGCTGGTGCACACTGGATTTTGCTGGCTATAACGAAAAACAAGCGGAAAAAGCCTGGGGCCGTCTTTTGCATTTGTTTAAAGTTGCCTTAGCTTAA
- a CDS encoding DUF6795 domain-containing protein, which produces MMKFKRPEASTKNKLNSRKFPLGIGIAIGVISIFLLALFIKPQEVQAMFGILKSYKVEMSPEVRGRITDGGEPVVGMQVARSLLYQGYKKGKEQLEYTTTDDDGRFSFEPMMIKSRKPGDIFGQNMPVMQAIYVERGEKLYHLWSTSKGWNSIKPLSDLLLQLECDLQNKEVQHLINALEYGGMSRENVISICHWQGEKITTYYNNEPISSYEEIK; this is translated from the coding sequence ATGATGAAATTTAAAAGGCCTGAGGCTTCAACAAAAAACAAGCTTAATTCCCGAAAATTTCCGCTGGGTATAGGCATTGCTATCGGTGTTATTTCCATATTTTTACTCGCACTGTTTATTAAACCACAGGAGGTGCAAGCCATGTTTGGCATATTAAAAAGTTATAAAGTAGAGATGTCTCCTGAGGTGCGTGGCCGTATAACAGATGGCGGCGAACCAGTGGTAGGAATGCAAGTTGCACGTAGTCTTCTTTATCAAGGTTATAAAAAAGGAAAAGAACAATTAGAGTATACAACCACAGATGATGATGGTCGTTTTTCATTCGAGCCCATGATGATTAAATCACGCAAACCAGGGGATATATTTGGGCAAAATATGCCAGTGATGCAGGCTATTTATGTCGAACGTGGTGAAAAGCTCTATCACCTATGGTCTACCAGTAAAGGTTGGAACTCTATTAAACCTCTTTCTGACTTGTTATTACAACTTGAGTGCGATTTACAGAACAAAGAAGTTCAGCACCTCATTAATGCCCTGGAATATGGTGGAATGTCTCGGGAAAATGTCATTTCAATTTGCCATTGGCAAGGGGAGAAGATAACGACCTATTATAATAATGAGCCTATTTCTTCTTACGAAGAAATAAAATAA
- a CDS encoding SymE family type I addiction module toxin, with translation MAESNHTSEPRPAKVKYPASRQLTVLETICENAAKTRGVGLNYVPVTLEPYIVLRGKWLTQAGFAVGQKVTVTANQDELVITPTPASPEPAAKA, from the coding sequence ATGGCTGAATCTAATCATACGTCAGAGCCTCGCCCGGCAAAAGTAAAATATCCCGCAAGCCGCCAACTTACGGTATTGGAAACCATCTGTGAGAACGCCGCCAAAACCCGCGGGGTGGGCCTTAATTATGTGCCGGTAACCTTAGAGCCTTATATTGTCTTAAGAGGCAAGTGGCTCACGCAGGCCGGTTTTGCCGTAGGGCAAAAAGTCACGGTTACCGCCAACCAAGATGAACTGGTGATAACGCCAACCCCGGCTAGCCCCGAACCGGCAGCGAAAGCTTAG